Proteins co-encoded in one Streptomyces roseochromogenus subsp. oscitans DS 12.976 genomic window:
- a CDS encoding DUF1453 family protein has translation MSGLVNALVIVAVAAIVIARQFRAQAIDTDRRWWLLPVILGVVALREPGILDGHHRAESAVLLAVELVIGVATGAGWAWTTRVWTASDGVVWTKSTKASIAVWVVGVALRIGLYALGRALGLHQASSALMLGFAVTLLVRSGILFWRAQSLGTATRPAPAYGDDMRPAWKERV, from the coding sequence ATGTCCGGGCTCGTCAACGCGCTGGTGATCGTGGCTGTCGCTGCCATAGTGATCGCGCGGCAGTTCCGCGCTCAGGCGATCGACACCGACCGGCGCTGGTGGCTGCTCCCCGTGATCCTCGGTGTCGTCGCGCTGCGCGAGCCGGGCATCCTCGACGGTCACCACCGCGCCGAATCCGCCGTCCTCCTCGCGGTGGAGCTGGTAATCGGTGTGGCCACGGGCGCCGGCTGGGCCTGGACGACCCGCGTCTGGACGGCCTCGGACGGTGTCGTATGGACCAAGAGCACCAAGGCGAGCATCGCCGTATGGGTCGTGGGTGTCGCCCTGCGGATCGGTCTCTACGCCCTCGGCAGGGCGCTCGGCCTGCACCAGGCCAGCTCCGCCCTGATGCTCGGTTTCGCCGTCACCCTGCTGGTCCGCAGCGGAATCCTGTTCTGGAGGGCACAGTCCCTCGGCACCGCGACCCGTCCCGCACCGGCGTACGGTGACGACATGCGGCCGGCCTGGAAGGAGCGCGTGTGA
- a CDS encoding DNA gyrase/topoisomerase IV subunit B, with product MTADTSVPSTALLAGADRDGSNYTARHLLVLEGLEAVRKRPGMYIGSTDSRGLMHCLWEIIDNSVDEALAGACDHIEVILHDDGSVEVRDNGRGIPVDVEPRTGLSGVEVVMTKLHAGGKFGGGSYAASGGLHGVGASVVNALSARLDVEVDRGGHTHAVSFRRGVPGVFAADGADAKFEAKSGLRKTKKIPKTRIGTRVRYWADRQIFLKDAKLSLDNLHQRARQTAFLVPGLTIVVRDEFGLGEGGSKGEESFRFDGGISEFCEYLAGDKPVCDVVRFSGKGTFKETVPVLDEHGQMTPTEVTRELGVDIAMRWGTGYDTTIRSFVNIIATPKGGTHVSGFEQSLTGVFNDVLRAKKLLRVAEDNIVKDDALEGLTAVVTVRLAEPQFEGQTKEVLGTSAARRIVNNVVTKELKAFLTSTKRDAAAQARVVMEKVVAAARTRVAARQHKDAQRRKTALESSSLPAKLADCRSDDVDRSELFIVEGDSALGTAKLARNSEFQALLPIRGKILNVQRSSVTDMLKNAECGAIIQVIGAGSGRTFDLDQARYGKIIMMTDADVDGSHIRCLLLTLFQRYMRPMVEAGRVFAAVPPLHRVEIIQPKKGQDKYVYTYSDRELRDKLMEFQSKGIRYKDSVQRYKGLGEMDADQLAETTMDPRHRTLRRINLSDLEAAEQVFDLLMGNEVAPRKEFISSSAATLDRSRIDA from the coding sequence GTGACCGCCGATACGTCCGTGCCGTCCACAGCGCTGCTGGCAGGAGCAGACCGGGACGGTTCCAACTACACCGCGCGGCACCTGCTCGTCCTCGAGGGCCTCGAGGCCGTGCGCAAGCGCCCGGGAATGTACATCGGCTCGACCGACAGCCGCGGTCTGATGCACTGCCTGTGGGAGATCATCGACAACTCCGTGGACGAGGCCCTCGCGGGCGCCTGCGACCACATCGAGGTCATCCTCCACGACGACGGCTCCGTCGAGGTGCGCGACAACGGCCGGGGCATCCCCGTGGACGTCGAGCCCAGGACCGGCCTGTCCGGCGTCGAGGTCGTCATGACCAAGCTCCACGCGGGTGGCAAGTTCGGCGGCGGCTCGTACGCCGCCTCCGGCGGCCTGCACGGCGTCGGCGCCTCCGTGGTCAACGCCCTCTCCGCCCGTCTCGACGTCGAGGTGGACCGCGGTGGCCACACCCACGCCGTCAGCTTCCGGCGTGGGGTGCCCGGCGTCTTTGCGGCTGACGGCGCCGACGCGAAGTTCGAGGCAAAGAGCGGCCTGCGCAAGACCAAGAAGATCCCCAAGACCCGCATCGGCACGCGCGTACGCTACTGGGCCGACCGCCAGATCTTCCTCAAGGACGCCAAGCTCTCCCTGGACAACCTGCACCAGCGCGCCCGGCAGACCGCCTTCCTGGTGCCGGGCCTGACCATCGTCGTGCGCGACGAGTTCGGCCTCGGCGAGGGCGGCAGCAAGGGCGAGGAGTCCTTCCGTTTCGACGGCGGCATCAGCGAGTTCTGCGAGTACCTCGCGGGCGACAAGCCGGTCTGCGATGTCGTCCGCTTCTCCGGCAAGGGCACCTTCAAGGAGACCGTTCCCGTCCTGGACGAACACGGGCAGATGACCCCCACCGAGGTCACCCGTGAACTGGGCGTGGACATCGCGATGCGCTGGGGCACGGGGTACGACACCACCATCCGGTCCTTCGTCAACATCATCGCCACCCCCAAGGGCGGCACCCACGTCTCCGGCTTCGAACAGTCCCTGACGGGAGTGTTCAACGACGTGCTGCGCGCCAAGAAGCTGCTCCGGGTGGCCGAGGACAACATCGTCAAGGACGATGCCCTGGAGGGCCTCACCGCCGTCGTGACCGTGCGCCTGGCCGAGCCGCAGTTCGAGGGCCAGACCAAGGAGGTCCTGGGCACCTCGGCGGCCCGCCGGATCGTGAACAACGTGGTCACCAAGGAGCTGAAGGCGTTCCTGACCAGCACGAAGCGGGACGCCGCCGCGCAGGCCCGGGTCGTCATGGAGAAGGTGGTCGCCGCCGCCCGTACACGCGTCGCGGCCCGCCAGCACAAGGACGCCCAGCGTCGGAAGACCGCCCTGGAGTCCTCGTCCCTGCCGGCCAAGCTCGCCGACTGCCGCAGCGACGACGTCGACCGCAGCGAGCTGTTCATCGTCGAGGGCGACTCCGCGCTCGGTACGGCCAAGCTGGCCCGGAACTCAGAGTTCCAGGCCCTGCTGCCGATCCGGGGCAAGATCCTCAACGTGCAGCGGTCCTCGGTGACCGACATGCTCAAGAACGCCGAATGCGGCGCGATCATCCAGGTCATAGGAGCGGGCTCGGGCCGGACCTTCGACCTCGACCAGGCCCGCTACGGCAAGATCATCATGATGACCGACGCCGATGTGGACGGCTCCCACATCCGCTGCCTGCTGCTCACGCTGTTCCAGCGCTACATGCGGCCGATGGTCGAGGCGGGCCGGGTCTTCGCCGCGGTGCCGCCACTGCACCGCGTCGAGATCATCCAGCCGAAGAAGGGCCAGGACAAGTACGTCTACACGTACTCGGACCGTGAACTGCGCGACAAGCTCATGGAGTTCCAGAGCAAGGGCATCCGGTACAAGGACTCGGTCCAGCGCTACAAGGGTCTGGGTGAGATGGACGCGGACCAGCTGGCCGAGACCACGATGGACCCGCGCCACCGCACGCTGCGCAGGATCAACCTGTCCGACCTCGAGGCCGCCGAGCAGGTCTTCGATCTGCTGATGGGCAACGAGGTGGCGCCCCGTAAGGAGTTCATCTCCAGCTCGGCCGCGACGCTGGACCGGTCGCGCATCGACGCGTAG
- a CDS encoding DUF7455 domain-containing protein, with protein MTTVLTPASPLTAADRCDRCGAQAYLRVVLLSGGELLFCAHHGRKFEPELKKIAAEIQDETERLTSVPNIASEEER; from the coding sequence GTGACTACTGTTCTGACCCCCGCGAGCCCGCTGACGGCCGCCGATCGCTGCGACCGCTGCGGCGCCCAGGCATACCTGCGCGTCGTCCTGCTGAGCGGCGGAGAACTGCTCTTCTGCGCCCACCACGGTCGCAAGTTCGAGCCAGAACTCAAGAAGATCGCCGCTGAGATACAGGACGAGACGGAGCGGCTGACGTCCGTTCCGAACATCGCTTCCGAAGAAGAGCGCTGA
- a CDS encoding serine protease, producing MRRSIARALIRPLAMAAGLTFIPLANAAPAAAGSVVVGGFPIDVSQAPWTVALSSRDRFGGTRAGQFCGGVAVGRTTVLTAAHCLGESVLGAPPNRVRDLRVIAGRTQLLSSEGQEIAVRDARINPGYDSRTNSGDFAVLTLAKALPQSAVVAMAGAGDPAYTPGTQALVSGWGDTTGEGAYPRRLYAAHLRVLADDVCARAYPGGPGGAYRAASMLCAGESGGGKDACQGDSGGPLVAAGRLIGLVSWGSGCGKAGSPGVYTRISEVVRDLGSADTASAGQKRPHWGS from the coding sequence ATGCGCCGTTCCATTGCCCGCGCACTGATTCGGCCGCTCGCAATGGCGGCCGGCCTGACCTTCATACCCCTGGCGAACGCGGCTCCCGCGGCCGCCGGCAGCGTCGTGGTCGGGGGCTTTCCGATCGACGTCTCGCAGGCCCCGTGGACCGTCGCGCTGTCCAGCCGTGACCGGTTCGGGGGTACGCGGGCGGGCCAGTTCTGCGGCGGCGTGGCGGTCGGCCGTACCACGGTGCTCACCGCGGCCCACTGCCTGGGTGAGAGCGTCCTCGGGGCTCCCCCGAACCGCGTGCGCGACCTCCGCGTCATCGCCGGCCGCACTCAACTGCTGTCCAGCGAGGGTCAGGAGATCGCCGTACGCGACGCCCGGATCAACCCCGGGTACGACAGCAGGACCAACAGCGGCGACTTCGCCGTGCTCACGCTGGCCAAGGCGCTGCCGCAGAGCGCGGTCGTCGCCATGGCGGGCGCCGGCGACCCGGCCTACACGCCGGGCACGCAGGCCCTGGTGTCCGGATGGGGGGACACCACCGGCGAGGGTGCCTACCCGCGCAGGCTGTACGCCGCACACCTGCGCGTGCTGGCTGACGATGTCTGTGCCCGTGCCTATCCGGGCGGTCCCGGTGGTGCCTACCGGGCCGCCAGCATGCTCTGCGCCGGAGAGTCCGGCGGGGGCAAGGACGCCTGTCAGGGAGACAGCGGTGGCCCGCTGGTGGCGGCGGGGCGGCTGATCGGTCTCGTGTCCTGGGGGAGCGGCTGCGGCAAGGCGGGCAGCCCTGGCGTGTACACGCGTATCTCCGAGGTCGTACGCGACCTGGGCTCGGCCGACACGGCCTCAGCTGGCCAGAAACGGCCCCACTGGGGCTCGTGA
- a CDS encoding RNA polymerase sigma factor: MSASTSRTLPPEIAESVSVMALIERGKAEGQIAGDDVRRAFEADQIPATQWKNVLRSLNQILEEEGVTLMVSAAEPKRTRKSVAAKSPAKRTATKTVAAKTVTTRKATATTAAPVAPTAPVAADSAEEAAPAKKAAAKKTTAKKAAAKKTVAKKTAAKKTTGKKDDAELLEDEVIEDTKVAEEPEGAESAGFVLSDEDEDDAPAQQVAAAGATADPVKDYLKQIGKVPLLNAEQEVELAKRIEAGLFAEDKLANADKLAPKLKRELEIIAEDGRRAKNHLLEANLRLVVSLAKRYTGRGMLFLDLIQEGNLGLIRAVEKFDYTKGYKFSTYATWWIRQAITRAMADQARTIRIPVHMVEVINKLARVQRQMLQDLGREPTPEELAKELDMTPEKVIEVQKYGREPISLHTPLGEDGDSEFGDLIEDSEAVVPADAVSFTLLQEQLHSVLDTLSEREAGVVSMRFGLTDGQPKTLDEIGKVYGVTRERIRQIESKTMSKLRHPSRSQVLRDYLD, from the coding sequence GTGTCGGCCAGCACATCCCGTACGCTCCCGCCGGAGATCGCCGAGTCCGTCTCTGTCATGGCGCTCATTGAGCGGGGAAAGGCTGAGGGGCAGATCGCCGGCGACGATGTGCGTCGGGCCTTCGAAGCTGACCAGATTCCGGCCACTCAGTGGAAGAACGTACTGCGCAGCCTCAACCAGATCCTTGAGGAAGAGGGTGTGACGCTGATGGTCAGTGCCGCAGAGCCCAAGCGCACCCGCAAGAGCGTCGCAGCGAAGAGTCCGGCCAAGCGCACCGCCACCAAGACGGTCGCGGCGAAGACGGTGACGACCCGGAAGGCCACCGCCACCACTGCCGCCCCCGTGGCGCCCACTGCTCCGGTCGCAGCCGATTCCGCCGAGGAAGCCGCACCCGCCAAGAAGGCCGCGGCCAAGAAGACGACCGCCAAGAAGGCGGCCGCCAAGAAGACCGTCGCGAAGAAGACGGCTGCCAAGAAGACCACGGGCAAGAAGGACGACGCCGAGCTTCTCGAGGACGAGGTGATCGAGGACACCAAGGTCGCCGAGGAGCCCGAGGGCGCCGAGAGCGCGGGCTTCGTCCTGTCCGACGAGGACGAGGACGACGCGCCCGCGCAGCAGGTCGCCGCGGCCGGCGCCACCGCCGACCCGGTCAAGGACTACCTGAAGCAGATCGGCAAGGTCCCCCTGCTCAACGCCGAGCAGGAGGTCGAGCTGGCCAAGCGTATCGAGGCGGGTCTGTTCGCCGAGGACAAGCTGGCCAACGCCGACAAGCTGGCGCCGAAGCTGAAGCGCGAGCTGGAGATCATCGCCGAGGACGGCCGCCGCGCCAAGAACCACCTCCTGGAGGCCAACCTCCGTCTGGTGGTCTCCCTGGCCAAGCGCTACACCGGCCGCGGCATGCTCTTCCTGGACCTCATCCAGGAGGGCAACCTCGGTCTGATCCGCGCGGTCGAGAAGTTCGACTACACCAAGGGCTACAAGTTCTCCACGTACGCCACCTGGTGGATCCGCCAGGCCATCACCCGCGCCATGGCCGACCAGGCCCGCACCATCCGTATCCCGGTGCACATGGTCGAGGTCATCAACAAGCTCGCGCGCGTGCAGCGTCAGATGCTCCAGGACCTGGGCCGCGAGCCCACCCCGGAGGAGCTGGCCAAGGAGCTCGACATGACCCCGGAGAAGGTCATCGAGGTCCAGAAGTACGGCCGTGAGCCCATCTCGCTGCACACCCCGCTCGGTGAGGACGGCGACAGCGAGTTCGGTGACCTCATCGAGGACTCCGAGGCCGTCGTCCCGGCCGACGCCGTCAGCTTCACGCTTCTGCAGGAGCAGCTGCATTCGGTTCTGGACACCCTGTCCGAGCGCGAGGCCGGTGTCGTCTCCATGCGGTTCGGTCTCACCGACGGTCAGCCGAAGACCCTCGACGAGATCGGCAAGGTGTACGGCGTGACGCGTGAGCGCATCCGCCAGATCGAGTCCAAGACCATGTCGAAGCTGCGTCACCCGTCGCGCTCCCAGGTGCTGCGCGACTACCTCGACTAG
- a CDS encoding FadR/GntR family transcriptional regulator, whose amino-acid sequence MSTLAHTMMTAARSTDSGLAGPGELDRYPYAEPQVADRVGAPSWEGADPDLGRVGRRAAGSRGRGLHGQLVQQLGQMIVSGDLGADRPLVPEEIGQRFEVSRTVVRESLRVLEAKGLVSARPNVGTRVRPVSDWNLLDPDIIEWRAFGPQRDDQRRELSELRWTIEPLAARLAAGHGREEVQQRLCDMVEIMSHAMAQGDALTYSRADGEFHALLIQTAGNRMLEHLSGIVSAALQVSGGPVTGCDRANETSLAQHARIVDALGTGDGTAAEAAMRQLLTVHPEVERVVPAPREH is encoded by the coding sequence GTGAGTACCCTTGCGCACACCATGATGACCGCCGCCCGCTCCACCGACTCCGGTCTGGCCGGCCCGGGCGAACTCGACCGCTACCCCTACGCGGAGCCCCAGGTGGCCGATCGCGTCGGAGCGCCCTCCTGGGAAGGTGCGGACCCCGATCTGGGCCGCGTCGGCCGGCGTGCCGCGGGCAGCCGCGGCCGTGGACTGCACGGCCAACTCGTTCAGCAGCTGGGACAGATGATCGTCTCCGGCGACCTGGGCGCGGACCGTCCGCTGGTGCCCGAGGAGATCGGCCAGCGCTTCGAGGTCTCCCGCACCGTCGTCCGCGAGTCCCTCCGCGTCCTCGAGGCCAAGGGCCTCGTCAGCGCCCGCCCGAACGTCGGCACGCGCGTGCGGCCCGTCAGTGACTGGAACCTGCTCGATCCCGACATCATCGAGTGGCGGGCCTTCGGCCCCCAGCGCGACGACCAGCGCCGAGAGCTGAGCGAGCTGCGCTGGACGATCGAGCCGCTCGCCGCCCGCCTCGCCGCCGGGCACGGACGCGAGGAGGTGCAGCAGCGCCTCTGTGACATGGTCGAGATCATGAGCCACGCCATGGCGCAGGGCGACGCCCTGACGTACTCGCGCGCCGACGGCGAGTTCCACGCGCTGCTCATCCAGACCGCCGGCAACCGCATGCTGGAGCACCTCTCCGGGATCGTCTCGGCGGCCCTCCAGGTCTCCGGCGGCCCCGTCACGGGTTGCGACCGGGCGAACGAGACGTCACTCGCACAGCACGCGCGGATCGTCGACGCGCTCGGCACCGGCGACGGCACGGCGGCCGAGGCGGCCATGCGCCAACTGCTCACGGTCCACCCCGAGGTCGAGCGCGTGGTGCCCGCCCCGCGCGAGCACTGA